From Dryobates pubescens isolate bDryPub1 chromosome 40, bDryPub1.pri, whole genome shotgun sequence:
cctctgctgctgggccctctgctgctgggccctctgctgctgggccctctgctgctgggccctctgctgctgggccctctgctgctgggccctctgctgctgggccctctgctgctgggccctctgctgctgggccctctgctgctgggcccctgctgctgctgggccctgctgctgctggccctgctgctgctgggccctctgctgctggccctctgctgctggccctctgctgctggccctctgctgctggccctctgctgctgggccctctgctgctggccctgctgctgctggccctgctgctgctggccctgctgctgctggccctgctgctgctggccctgctgctgctggccctgctgctgctggccctgctgctgctggccctctgctgctgctgggcccctgctgctgctggccctgctgctgctggccctgctgctgctggccctgctgctgggccctgctgctTCACTTGGGCCCCAGGGCTCGCCAAGgtttgcagtgcagcagcagcaccttccatGGTGCCaccagctggcagagggcaggcagtgagctggggttggcAGAGGTGCTCAGAGCTCCTGGTTCCAGGCAGttgccctcctcctgcagcgGCTCCAAGCtcaagcagccaggagggagttgccctgctggagctgtgctgctctgcccaccTCTGACCTCTTCCtggcttggggttttgtgtctcccctgcagagctgactCATGAGTTCCTGCAGATCCTCGAGAAGACTCCCAGCAGGCTGAAACGGATCAGGAACTGgagggtgaggagctgctgggggggggggtgggcacaggaggaggaggaggaggagggaaggggtggcacaggctctgctggctcctgggagcagcaccaggctggcttgagcagctccagggtgaCAATGCCAcagtggctgcagggctccagccaggctctgctgaatGAACTCTCTGCAGGCCTTGGGTCTtcagccaccctgctgcctgttgaggggagggatgggggcagggtggactcatggaatggcttgggttggaagggaccttgaagatcatccagttccaagccccctgccatgggctttgcccatggcagggggcttggaactggatgatcttcaatcTTCCACCAGCcaaagctgctcaaggcctcaaacccctccagggaccccCTGCCCCGGGCAACAtcttccagggtctccccaccctcactggagggaATTTCTTGCTCCAGTCttaatctgccctcctcaagcttcccttagctgggctcctgccttggaggggcagctgctgggctgtgtcctGCCGCAGCCCCAGCCTGACCCACTCCCTGCTTTCCTCCCAGGCCTCTCAGGCAGCCCGCAAGTCGAAGCCTGACGAGCACGGGGACGAGGAGAGCCTGTCGGAGCAGACCATCCTCAACATGATCTCCAGGAACAACAGCTCAGACATGAACATTGCAGGCCTCATGAGCAtgtccacctcctcctcctcctcctccgccgccgccgccgggcccTCCCTGCCGGCCGCCTCCGACTCGCCCGGCGAGCAGCCCGCCGCGGCCGACGTCTCCCACCCTGACCACTGGCACCCTCCAGccaagctggagctgggccAGAGCCACAGGACTAACgagggctgctcctcctcctcctcctcctccgctcccgagcagcagcagcagcaggacggCTACCCCAAGCCGGGCGGGAAGAACGCGCCGGCGGCCAAGGTGTCGCTGAAGGAGTACAGAGCCAAGCACGCCGAGGAGCTGGCGGCGCagaagaggcagctggagaACATGGAGGCCAACGTCCGCTCCCAGTACGCCTACGCCGCCCAGAACctgctggtgcagcagcagagggagagggaggtgcagcaggaggcCGCCGGCAACGCCGCCGCCCTCAAGCCCCCGCCGGGCGCCGCCGACAACCCCGAGCGGCCTCCCGGCGGCCCCGAGAAGCCTGACAAAGCCTCGGCCCCCAAGCTGAGGCTGCCGGCGGCCGGCGGGGAGAGGCCTCTGCCCTgcaagcaggaggagctgaagaTGCGGATCAGGGCGGCGCCGGGCGGCGAGCGGCACGGCCCGGCCGAggagggcggcggcggcaggggcCGCGAGCACAAGGAGAAGCACAAGGGCCACGCcgccaaccaccaccaccaccaccacaaccaccacTCGCACAAACACTTGCACCCGGCGCCGCCGGCCGCCGGCCCCAGCGGCCTGCCCGGCAAGCGGCCGAGTGACTCCAAGCACGGCGGCCAGCCCGGCGCCGCGCCCCACAAGAGCTACGGCCCCCTGCCGGCCTCCCGCAAGCGCcagctgcccgaggaggtggtggccgccgccgccgcccacGAGCACCAACCCAAAGTCAGCAAAGCCTCCAAGGGCCCCGCTGGGCTGCCCTTCCCTTACCCACACCTCCCCGGGGCCGCCCACCTGGCGGGGCACGGCTCGGAGCCCGGCGGCAGCCTCCCCTTGCCCCAGGCTGCCAAAGCCAGGGGCGGTCCCCACGGCAAAGCGGACAAGGTGCCCCCGGGGGCCAACGGGCACAGTGCCAGCCAGGCCAGTGACTACCAGGATACAGTCAACATGCTGCACTCGCTGCTGAGTGCCCAGGGCATGCAGCCCACCCAGCCCCCTCACTTCGAGTTCCACTCGTACGGGGAGCTGGGCGCCGCCCGGGCTGCAGGcggctccagagctgccaccaCCACGGACAAGCCCAGACCTCCCCCGCTGCCCTCAGAAcctcctcctccgctccctcctctccccaaatAAAAGtctcctcccccctctgccccgcccccctcccccccccccctccactttCTACTACTgagcccaaacccctcccccacccccccttcaccccctgggctgcccttggaagggaggggggtggtggtgagggggctgtgggggctgtGAAAGGGCTTTGTTGGATCTCCACTGCCTCACCAAGAACTATTTTACTATCTCCTCCCTTTTATTATTGCTGTTTCCAGCGTGGAGGTAGCGAAGCTGTGAAAGGAtaattccctttctctcttccttttgctcctttcctccttccccctgccttccccgccccctccccctccatcaACTTCCAGTTAGTGCTGggctctggccctgctggaaCGGaagccctcctgcccctcacaccctcGGGGGGGGGCTGGTGGTTGGTGGTGGTTCTTGGGGGAGGTATTTAAAATATGTCACAGGAAATTGAAGAGGTTTTACAAATAATTTAAGCAGTAACTTATACCTTCAGTGCTTTGCTCATTTGGAGTCTGGGGGTGGCTGAAAGCGGGGGGGTCCCAGATTGGGGGTtctgggatggggagggagggctgtggggtggtTCCCCTCCGGCTGTTGGGGGTAAAAAGTGGGTTCAGGAGTTTCTTGGGGCAAGAAGGAGGGGGGATTAGGGGCTGGTGGGGCTagatccagctgctgcaggtggctgtgggTCCCGTTGCTGCCCTcgtgccctgctcccctcctgcagtggCGTTTTGGGGGTGTCTGGGGTGGGATTGAGGGCACCTaggcccagggctgcctgctgtggggagcATCCACAGGAGCTGGTGAGGGCAGAAGCTGGTTTGGGGTTCCTAGCAAactccaggctctgccttgcagctggctgctcccaggtCGTTCTGGTTCTGCCTTTGCCCTTAACCCGTCACGGGAGCAACGTCAGGCTTCGAGCAGCCCCGGGAAAGCGGCAGGGGATGGGGTAGAACGGGGAGGGACTCGTGGCTCCTCCAGGCAGTGCTTTGGGACCGAGCTGGTGCTCCTGGGCCTACCCGGTGTTCCTGCCTGCCCAAAGCCGCCGCCGCCGTCTGCCCTCCGTCCCTCCCTCGGGGCCGCAGCAGCCCCGGTGCCCCCGCGCCCACGTGGCCCCTTCCCGCCGCGCCGCCCTCACGTGACCCCCGCAGGAGGCGTGCCCATTCCCTGCGGAGTGACAGCGGCCTCGACCGACCGCGTGCGGCACCGCCCAGCCCGCGCTCTCCGCGGATTGGCCGGCGGGGCGGAGGGGCGGGGCGTGCGGCGGGGCCACAGGAGGCCGTGCAGCTGCGAGGTaagatggcggcggcggcgccgcccGCCCTCCGCCGGCTCCCTTCGGCGCTTCGCCGCCGCTACCCGCGCGCGCCGCCGGGGCCCCTTCGCTCCGCGCCGCCCTGGGGCCTAGCTCTGTTCCCGTCCTCCGCTCGGGCAGCGCCGCCCGggtgtccccctccccccccgccccttacGCTCGCCGCCCGAGGACAAAATGGCGGCgccggggcgggcgggcggcagCCGCTGCGCGTgcgcggggcgggcggcgcAGCAcgtgcggggggggggggggggggagccgTAACCGGGGACCCCCGGAACGGAGAGCGGCAGCAGGCATGGGCGCCGGGAGCCGCGGATCCGTGCCGGAGCCTGGCACCGGGAGCCAGCGCCGCGCCCCGAGGGGATGcccgggcggggggggggggcggtggGCTCCGCGCTGCGGCCGCGGGGGGTCGAGGGCTGCCTCCGGGAcgcctctcccctgctcccccccctgcccctgc
This genomic window contains:
- the CCNT1 gene encoding cyclin-T1, with the protein product MEASAGGGAGGAAGRRWYFTREQLDRSPSRRAGLDPDKELSYRQQAANLLQDMGQRLNVSQLTINTAIVYMHRFYMVQSFTQFHRNSVVPAALFLAAKVEEQPRKLEHVIKVANACLHHQETPLDTKSEAYLQQAQDLVILESIILQTLGFEITIDHPHTHVVKCTQLVRASKDLAQTSYFMATNSLHLTTFSLQYTPPVVACVCIHLACKWSNWEIPVSTDGKHWWEYVDGTVTLELLDELTHEFLQILEKTPSRLKRIRNWRASQAARKSKPDEHGDEESLSEQTILNMISRNNSSDMNIAGLMSMSTSSSSSSAAAAGPSLPAASDSPGEQPAAADVSHPDHWHPPAKLELGQSHRTNEGCSSSSSSSAPEQQQQQDGYPKPGGKNAPAAKVSLKEYRAKHAEELAAQKRQLENMEANVRSQYAYAAQNLLVQQQREREVQQEAAGNAAALKPPPGAADNPERPPGGPEKPDKASAPKLRLPAAGGERPLPCKQEELKMRIRAAPGGERHGPAEEGGGGRGREHKEKHKGHAANHHHHHHNHHSHKHLHPAPPAAGPSGLPGKRPSDSKHGGQPGAAPHKSYGPLPASRKRQLPEEVVAAAAAHEHQPKVSKASKGPAGLPFPYPHLPGAAHLAGHGSEPGGSLPLPQAAKARGGPHGKADKVPPGANGHSASQASDYQDTVNMLHSLLSAQGMQPTQPPHFEFHSYGELGAARAAGGSRAATTTDKPRPPPLPSEPPPPLPPLPK